The following DNA comes from Halobacillus litoralis.
CGTTTGTATGATGTGGGAATCGCAGAACAGCATGCGACCACTTTGTCTGCAGGTTTAGCTACCCAAGGTATGAAACCGTTTTTAGCCATCTATTCCACGTTTTTACAACGGGGATATGATCAAGTGATCCACGATGTCGCCAGGCAAAAATTGAATGTCACATTCGGTATCGATCGTGCGGGTCTCGTCGGTGCGGATGGGGAGACCCATCAGGGAGTTTTTGACGTAGCGTTTCTAAGATCCGTACCCAATATGATCATCTCAATGCCGAAGGATGAAAATGAGGCGCAGCATCTTGTACACACAGCAACACAGTATGATGATGGTCCATTCGCCATCCGCTACCCGCGCGGAAACGCAAAAGGTGTCGAGTCAGATCAGAAACTACAAACGATTCCCATCGGCAGCTGGGACGTGCTCAAAGAAGGTTCCGATGCTGTTGTTTTGACATTCGGTACTACCATTGACATGGCATTGGAAGCAAGTGAGCGCATGGAAAAAGAGGGACGTTCTGTCCGGGTCGTAAATGCACGCTTCATTAAACCATTGGATGATAGCATGTTGCACGATATTATGAAAGAAGGCCTTCCGATTTTGACAGTGGAAGAAGCTGTGTTACAAGGTGGTTTTGGCTCAAGTGTCTTGGAATTTGCTGAAGAAAACAGCTATACCTCCCAGTGGGTGAAACGCATGGGGATTCCTGACCGGTTCATTGAACATGGCAGTGTACCTAAGCTTTGGGAAGAAATCGGTTTGACAGCTGAAAATATGGTTCACTATTTGAAAGAAATGACACCGACTAAGAGGCAAAGGGCTTAATTGATATGAGCAGAAAAGTCAGATTAGATGTTTTATTAGTGGAAAAAGGTTATATAGAAACACGGGAAAAAGCGAAAAGGTCTATCATGGCGGGCTTAGTTTTTCACGACCAGGTCCGGTTGGATAAGCCGGGTCAGAAGGTAGAGGAAGATGTTGAGCTGACTGTCAAAGGAAAAGCGATTCCTTATGTCAGCAGGGGTGGTCTGAAGCTCGAAAAGGCCTTGAGGGAATTCGATCTTAGCGTAGAGGACAAACTGATGATCGATATCGGGTCTTCAACAGGCGGTTTTACGGATTGTGGGTTACAAAATGGTGTGAAATTAAGCTATGCCATTGATGTGGGGTATAATCAGTTAGACTGGACGTTGCGTAATCATGAGCAAGTCATTGTGATGGAGCGGACGAATTTCCGTTACGTTACGAAAGAAGATTTAACAGCAGGAAGTCCACAATTCGCTTCAATCGATGTTTCTTTCATATCGTTACGCATCATCTTGCCGGTGCTTGCGACAATCCTGGAAGAACAGGGAGATGTCGTCGCTTTAATAAAACCCCAGTTCGAAGCCGGTCGTGAGCAGGTTGGTAAGAAAGGAATTGTCAAGGACCCGCGTATTCATAGCCAGGTCGTTGAAACGATTCTTGATTTTGCAGCAGATCATGGCTATTCTGTTTATGGACTTACTTTTTCTCCAATTACCGGAGGGGACGGAAACATAGAGTTTCTTGTACACCTTCGTCTGACTGGCGAAAAAAGAGGAAATACAATGGATGGCGTCGATATCGGGGCGGTAATAGCCGAAGCGCATGATGTGCACAGCAAAAACGCATAATGTATGTAAAAGGGCTGTTAAGAGGCCCTTTTCTTATGGAAGGACTTGAAACGGAGGATGGTCATGAATAAAGGACAACGGCATATCAAAATCAGGGAACTCATAACGAACGACGATATTGAAACTCAAGATGAATTAGTCGATCGATTGAAGGGTATGGGATATAATGTCACTCAGGCTACAGTTTCCCGTGACATAAAAGAACTGCATCTTGTCAAAGTGCCAATGATGGATGGACGCTATAAGTACAGCCTTCCTGCGGATCAGCGCTTTAACCCTTTTGAGAAGTTGAAGCGTTTGATGATGGATGCATTTGTCAGTATTGACAGGGCAGGGCACTTCATCATTTTGAAGACTTTACCGGGAAACGCCAACGCCGTCGGTGCATTAGTGGACAACCTGGAGTGGGATGAAATCATGGGCACAATTTGTGGTGATGATACATGCTTGATTATTTGCCGGAGTGAAGAACAGACAGAAACGATTAGTGACCAATTGCTAAATATGCTATAACTGAGGTGGTTAGTTTCATGCTGACAGAATTGTCTATTCGTGATTTTGCAATTATTGATCGAATTTCAATCACGTTCAAAGAAGGGTTGACCGTCTTGACAGGGGAGACCGGTGCAGGAAAGTCGATAATCATCGATGCAATCCAATTGCTGGCTGGAGGACGGGGATCCGTCGAATTTGTTCGTCATGGAACAAAAAAAGCCGAAATCGAAGGGTTGTTTACGATCGATCCGGATCACCCGATTTATAAAACGGGGGCAGAGTTCGGAGTGGACATCGATGAGGACGGAATGGTAGTTCTGCAAAGAACGATTACCCATCAAGGAAAAAGCATTTGCCGGGTTAATGGCAAACTTGTCACTCTTGGCATAATGAAGGAATTCGGAAGAACACTCATCGACATCCATAGTCAACATGAAACCCAGTCATTGATGGACCCTGAGCGGCATATCGAGTTACTGGATGTTTTCTCCAGCAGTGATTTAAAGCCTTCCCTCGAGGAATACCGCCGTGTCTATGATAAATATCGCAGCTTAGTGAAACGCTATAAAGAATTAAGTGAAAATGAGCAGGAGATGGCTCAACGCTTGGATCTTTTGGAGTTTCAACTTCGTGAACTGCAAGAAGCTGAATTGCAGCCTTTAGAGGACGAACAGTTGGAAGAAGAACGAAGTAAACTTATGAATTATGAAAAGATCTATCAAGGTATCCATGATGCGTACTATTCATTGTATGGTGAGCAGAGGGGTTTGGACTGGCTCAGTCATGCAATGACATCGCTTGAAAGCACAGCGGATGTAGATGAACAGTTAGCGAAATTGTCCGAAGAACTTTCGAACTCTTATTATTTGATTGAAGAAATGACTTTTCAACTGAGCAATCAAATGGCT
Coding sequences within:
- a CDS encoding TlyA family RNA methyltransferase, which encodes MSRKVRLDVLLVEKGYIETREKAKRSIMAGLVFHDQVRLDKPGQKVEEDVELTVKGKAIPYVSRGGLKLEKALREFDLSVEDKLMIDIGSSTGGFTDCGLQNGVKLSYAIDVGYNQLDWTLRNHEQVIVMERTNFRYVTKEDLTAGSPQFASIDVSFISLRIILPVLATILEEQGDVVALIKPQFEAGREQVGKKGIVKDPRIHSQVVETILDFAADHGYSVYGLTFSPITGGDGNIEFLVHLRLTGEKRGNTMDGVDIGAVIAEAHDVHSKNA
- the ahrC gene encoding transcriptional regulator AhrC/ArgR, yielding MNKGQRHIKIRELITNDDIETQDELVDRLKGMGYNVTQATVSRDIKELHLVKVPMMDGRYKYSLPADQRFNPFEKLKRLMMDAFVSIDRAGHFIILKTLPGNANAVGALVDNLEWDEIMGTICGDDTCLIICRSEEQTETISDQLLNML
- the recN gene encoding DNA repair protein RecN → MLTELSIRDFAIIDRISITFKEGLTVLTGETGAGKSIIIDAIQLLAGGRGSVEFVRHGTKKAEIEGLFTIDPDHPIYKTGAEFGVDIDEDGMVVLQRTITHQGKSICRVNGKLVTLGIMKEFGRTLIDIHSQHETQSLMDPERHIELLDVFSSSDLKPSLEEYRRVYDKYRSLVKRYKELSENEQEMAQRLDLLEFQLRELQEAELQPLEDEQLEEERSKLMNYEKIYQGIHDAYYSLYGEQRGLDWLSHAMTSLESTADVDEQLAKLSEELSNSYYLIEEMTFQLSNQMAELEFDPERLNSIESRLDELNRLKKKYGAKVDDMLQYASKIEEEIDEIRNKDSHLNKMENEIHELAQDAVLEAKTMHDIRTHTAATLSDYIHEELRGLYLEKASFAVDIQMKEGRSSDPALDGKPVQLLPNGFDIVKFLITTNPGEPLKELHKVASGGEMSRIMLALKRIFSRHQGVTSVIFDEVDTGVSGRVAQAIAEKIHGISEGSQVLCISHLPQVAAMADTHVRIEKRVDNERTQTAAAELNDEEKADEISRMITGAELTETTVEHAKELLVMAGKHKNK